The Lichenihabitans psoromatis genomic interval CGCATGTCCCGCATTCCCGTCGATGCCGATACGACTCGTCTGCTCGACGCACTTGAACGGTTGAGCCTTCGCCTGGTCGACCATCTGCCGCCCTCGGCCGTGCCGGCCGCCCAGGAGGCATTGCATCAGGAGATTGAGACGACGAGGCCGGGCTTGCGGTCGCCCGGCCTGATGACCTGGACGCTGCAGTTCAGCGAGCGCGTGGCGCAGCGGTTCGCCGGAAAGCGCCCGTGACAATTCGAGCGAGTCGGCAGAGGCGTGCGCGCGGCTCATGCCGCACCTCTGTTCAAAGCGGTAAAGCGCGACCGGACCCCTTGCGAGGCCCGGTCGCGCCCTTCACCATCGAAGCGCAACACAACGACGGAGAACCTTGTGGACCACCAGCCTGAGCAAACCCTAGCGAGCAAACTGGAGAGCATCGTCCAGCACTTGGCAGCGCAAAACGTGTTGATCATCCTGCTGCTTTCGGAAGTCGCACGAGATAAGGATCGCAACGCTGCTTTCATCACGAACCTCGACGCGAAGTTGCAGAAGATGAGGGAGAGTGAGGGAGAGACACCAGCTCTTCTGAAGCTCGAAGTGATTGCAGCTCATGCGCGTCGGGTGATGTCCGGTCTGCAGCAGACTGCGGAGCCGGCGAGCGATCTGATAAACCTAGTCCACGTAGCAGGTCAGCAACCGCGTCGGGCCACAAGACCTCGTTAGCGTGTTCAACGTCAGCCGCATCATCCTGTCCATAGAACCTGGCGATGACCCTTCGACTCCAGCGCTCTTTTTCGATGAGGCGTCGCCAGATCGCGGGCACCAGCGCGAGGTCGCGGCCGAACTGGACGAGGCGTGAGACGGAGGCGCGGCTCATGCCGACACCCCGCCCGCGAGCGCGGAAAACCGCGACCGGACCCCTTGCGAGGCCCGGCCGCGCCCTTCACCATCAGTGCGTGACCAACCGACGGAGAAACAATGCCGGAGCACTACGAAATACAACTCGATGGCTTTCGATATGTGACGAACGACGCTGGAAAGCAGATCGCTGAAGTAAGCTACCTGGTGAAGCAAGGTTACTTCACGATGGTCATGCCGGTTCTCATCGACGCGCAAAGCGTCAAGGAAACCGACTTTATTTTGGCGGCTCGAGGAAATCTGCATCGGATCCTCAGCGAGCTTTCTGTTCAGACGCAGGAATGGGCTCTGCCGCATCATCCAGGCGCAGCAGCGGCACACAATCAATCGAGCCCCACGCAGCCGTCGGATCTCTGACCATCGGCCAGATGCCGGCGCGCAATCGGCTCTCCTCGAGGTCCGATAGCCGACCCATCTCGACTAGACTGTCGATGATGCGCAGCGCCTCGGCGCATGGCTCCGGCAGCTTGTAGCTCCGGATCAACTGCTCGGTCCGGCGACGACGCTCCTGCGGCGTGGTGAGAGAGCCCCTCATGCCGCGCTCCTTTGGGCCTGCTGCGGCTCTGGGCGCGAGACAGACTCGGGCCAGACTGCGTGGTCCGGCCAATTATCTGAGAACCAGCGAAGAGCGTGCTCCCACCGCCTGACCTGAATGTCTGCTCCTGTGCTCAGGGCCCGCAGCTTCTTCGTATCCCCAAATACCCGCCAACTGACTGTCGATTGCTCGACACTTAGCGCCTCTGCGTAAAGAGCGGCTAGCAGGAGAATTTGTGTGATTGCACCCATAGACACAGGTTTCGGTAATACTACCGTTAAAGTCAACGGTTATCTTACCAGTAGCGCCAAACAAGAGGAGCGGTCATATTACCGGTCAATGGAACTTTCTGAAATCCTGGCCAGAATCGAACGCCGGCTTGAGAAGCTAGGCCTTAGTGCGGCTTCGGCGTCGAAAGCTGCAGGCAAAACTGACGCCATCCGGAATTTGCAACGCGCTGTGGAAAGCGGGGACAAACGACAAGGGATCAGCACAGCGACACTGAACGCTCTCGCCCCAATCTTAAAAACGAGCTCAATTTGGTTGCTGGCTGGCGCGGGACCGGAGAGTATTGACAATCCGGATGAAATCGAAAATGACGCCGCCCGCGATTATGGTAGCCGAACGTCAGATTTGGTTCTCGCTCAGTATGCCGGGATCGTCGAAGCTGGATCGTTTCGCCCGGTCGACGAAGACATCAACTACGACGTCGAACCGATCCCTGTCCCACGTGACAGGAAATACCCGCACGCCAAACTCTTCTTCTTCGACGTCGCAGGCGACTCGATGAACGATCTGAAGCCTCGCCCAATCATGCCGGGCGACCAGGCGCTATGCATCGAAATTGAGAAGCTGCGGGTGCCGTATCGTCACGGCATGGTCGTAGTCGTAGAGCAGATCATCAACGGCGGACATCTGCGCGAGCGGTCGGTCAAGCAGATCGAGTTGTTCGAGGACCGGGTCGAGTTCTGCCCACGCTCCCGAAACCCCAAGCATAAGCCGATCGTAGTGCCGCGGGAGCCAACGGCCGACGACGGCCGCATCGTCGCCGTGATCGCGATCGTGCGCAGCATCGTCAACACCATCTCGTCGGACTAGGCCAAGCCGCACTTAGGCATATCGCATCAAAGGCGATAGCGGCAACATCGGATAAGGATCAGGTCGGCGCGCGTAGCGAAGCTCACGTTCGCGTTGTGCAATGTCGAGCGCGGTTGCGTCGCGAACGTCGTCGAGATTAGCCACCTCGTAGGCGCAGGCGGGGCAACTGAACACCATGCGGGTCCAGAGCTTCCGCCGCTTGAACAGGGTCGAGGCTTTCATGGCGCCCGGCGGCCGATCAACGCTGGCCAGTCGCATGGCGGGCTTAAGGCATCCGCAGCACCGAAGGTCCACCCGCAGCAACACGGAATCGATTGATGTCGCAAAATCGTTGCTATTCGGCATTCGAAGCCACCCACTCCGTTTGTTCCTTCTATGTTCCTTAAAGGTTAGGGGCTGGAGAGAGTCAATCCGTCGAGGCGCAACTCAAACTGTAGACCCGTGTCTGATGTACCTAGGTGAGGTAATTTTACTTATCTGGCTTGACGCGGTAATTTTACTGTTCCACTCTTACCTCATCGCTTACCCGCTGAGGTCTCCATGTACACCGTCACCATCGCCGTTCCGTTCTCAGGCGTAGCAAATTCCAACCGAGCAGGCAGTCCGCTCTCCGGCACCGTCCTGGTCAGCCCAGCGCCCTTCGGCCAGTCGAGCTACGGTCAGTTCGAATTCTGGGCCATTCCGCAGGCTGTTCCAGCCAAGCGTCGTAAGAACGCCAAGGCCCTCGCGCCGGCCATCGTCGCCCCGACGCTGCTGACCCAGGATCACCCCGACTTCGCGGCCTTCGCGGCGCATTTCGAGCGGTGCCGCCGCGAAGACATCGACGCCTTCATGGCCGACTGGATGGAACACAAGGGCGGCTTTGTCGAAATGACCGGCGGCCGCCGCATGCCAAATGTCCATCACCGCCAGCCGGCCCATGCCGACGGCGCTCGCGCCCTCGCAGCGTGAGGGTGTGATGACCTCTCCCTATCGCAAGCATCTCATCGGCCGCCGAGGTGTGCCCGCTCCCGAGACCGGCAAGCCGGAACGTACCGAAGGGGCGGCGGCATGACGGGCGGCCATTTTTCCGACGTCCTCGATGACGAACTGCGTCGCGTCACGACAACCCGAGCCCTGCGCCACCTCAACGCCCGCGACCTTGCCGATCCCGAGGCGCGGGCCGTGGCCTATGTCCGCGCCGGTCTCCTCATCACTCCGCTCGGCGCCGACGACCTCGAGGCAGTGCGCCGCGCAGACAAGCTTATCAAGATCAACGCTCCCGTCCTCCATGTCAGAGATGCAGCATGACCTACGCGCATGTCTTCGCCAGTATCTTGGCCGACACCCCGGCCCACGACCAAGCCGAAAGAACCACCGAGCGGATGTCTCGCGACCTGCTTCATGCGGCTGTCCATGAGCGGGCAGACCTCGGCGATTGGCGCACCATCGACTCGGTTCTCCTCGCCGCCGGATTTACCCGGGGCTCGATCGACCTTTATGGCGTGTCGGCGCTCGAACGCGCCCGCTTCAAGCGCCAGTTTCGCACCCGGGTCGTCACCGGCTTGGAGGCCTTCGGCTTTGCCTTCCTGATCGCCGTTGCTCTCGTGATCTACTGCATCGTCTGCCCGCTCCCCGCGCGCGCCGCCGGAACCTCAGTCGAGAATCCCTCGATTTTTGCCTCATCGGTCGTCCAGATCCTGCTTGGCGTCTTGCTGCTCGGAGCTTTGATTTGGGCCGTCGCCACGCGCGGAACGCCCTGGATCGCCGACGCTCCGGAGAGCGACCAGCGCCTATTCGGCGACACCACTACCTACACCGGGGACGATCGATGATCCGTATAGTCCCCATGCGGGTGCCGCCGCGTCCCGCTCCTGATCCTCCGGCCGCCATGAGGCTGATTTCCGCTCAGGCATTCGACGTCGCGTTGAGGACGCTGCAGGTGCTCGCCCTCGAGGCAGAAGCCGCTTACGGTCTGCATCCGGACGAGATGGCGCATCCGATGGTCCGGATGCGCCATTGCCAGGATGCTCGAGAGGCCGTGCGCCTGTTCGGCGAAGCCAATTGGATCGTGTCGTGGGATACGAACCATGCCTGACGCCGCTATCGATCGCCGAGCACGCCTACTCTCCAAGATCGTAGAGTTGCGCGCCAAGACGGCGAGCATCGGTTGCACCGAAGCCGAGGCGCTCGCGGCGCCGTTGGCGCGACGCTGCCGACATTCGATTGAGGGACCGTCTCATCATCGCGGAGCGCGTGACGGGAACGCGGCCGATGCCGGACGAGCAGCCGCCGACCCCGTCACGCTCGCGCATGGCGTCACTTCAAGTGCGCTCGTGCAGGCCCAGCTGGGCTACGGGAATGTGCATGGCTGATCGGGATATCTGTCCGTACGGCCTAGTCCCCAAAGAAGGCCAGCCGTTCGAAGAGCATCA includes:
- a CDS encoding LexA family protein, whose product is MIAPIDTGFGNTTVKVNGYLTSSAKQEERSYYRSMELSEILARIERRLEKLGLSAASASKAAGKTDAIRNLQRAVESGDKRQGISTATLNALAPILKTSSIWLLAGAGPESIDNPDEIENDAARDYGSRTSDLVLAQYAGIVEAGSFRPVDEDINYDVEPIPVPRDRKYPHAKLFFFDVAGDSMNDLKPRPIMPGDQALCIEIEKLRVPYRHGMVVVVEQIINGGHLRERSVKQIELFEDRVEFCPRSRNPKHKPIVVPREPTADDGRIVAVIAIVRSIVNTISSD